The DNA region GAATTCCGGCATCGCGTTCTCGGCGAGGATCAGGTTCGGCAGCACGATGCTCGGGACCTGGATCAGCCGGCGCGCGATGAACTCCTCCGCCCGGGAGACCTTGTAGGCGACGACCATCGGGACGCCCGCGAGCGCCAGTTCCAGCGTGACGGTGCCGGAGGCGGCGAGCGCCGCCCGGGCTTCCCGGAAGGCGGCGTATTTCGGCGCCTCGCCGGTGACGATGCGGGCCGGCACCGCCCAGTCGGCGCAGAGCCGCTCGATCAGGGCCCTGTGCCGGGTCACGGCGGGCAGCACCGCCTCGACCGGCAGGCCCTCGGCGACCCGGGCCAGCGCCGCGCCGAAGACCGGCATCAGCCGCTCGATCTCGGAGCGGCGGGAGCCGGGCAGGACCACCAGGCTGTAGGGACCGGCGTCGCGCCGGTCCTGCTCGGCCGCGCTGGGCCGCAGCTCCGGCAGGCGCTCGATCAGCGGGTGCCCGACATAGGTGCAGGGGGGGCCGCCGAGCCGCAGATGCGCGTCGGGCTCGAAGGGGAGCAGGGCCAGGACGTGGTCGATGAACGGCCGCATGCCCTTCGCCCGCCACGGCCGCCACGCCCAGACGCTCGGCGACACGTAGTCGATGATCGGGATGCCAGGGGCCGCCTTGCGCACCCGCCGCGCCACCGCGTGGGTGAAGCCCGGGCTGTCGATGATCACCAGCACGTCCGGCCGGGCGCGGATCGTCGCCTCGACGGTCTCGCGGATGCGGCGGAGCAGGGTCCGGGCGCGGGCGAGGACCGGCAGGTAGCCCATCACCGCCACGTCATCGAGAGGGAACAGGGACGCGAACCCCGCCTCGGCCATGGCCTCGCCGCCGACGCCGCCGAAGACGGTGTCGGGCGCGGCCTCGCGCAGGGCGCGCATCAGCTTGGCGCCGAGCTGGTCGCC from Methylobacterium sp. NMS14P includes:
- the lpxB gene encoding lipid-A-disaccharide synthase encodes the protein MTGRPRTIWLVAGEDSGDQLGAKLMRALREAAPDTVFGGVGGEAMAEAGFASLFPLDDVAVMGYLPVLARARTLLRRIRETVEATIRARPDVLVIIDSPGFTHAVARRVRKAAPGIPIIDYVSPSVWAWRPWRAKGMRPFIDHVLALLPFEPDAHLRLGGPPCTYVGHPLIERLPELRPSAAEQDRRDAGPYSLVVLPGSRRSEIERLMPVFGAALARVAEGLPVEAVLPAVTRHRALIERLCADWAVPARIVTGEAPKYAAFREARAALAASGTVTLELALAGVPMVVAYKVSRAEEFIARRLIQVPSIVLPNLILAENAMPEFVQADCTPERLAGALRPLLAGGAARDTQLAALGCIDGRMRLAAEDTPSRAAARIVLRAAEGSVVDPAA